From one Micromonospora siamensis genomic stretch:
- the wecB gene encoding non-hydrolyzing UDP-N-acetylglucosamine 2-epimerase, which yields MSDLVLHITGARPNFPKAAPVIRALAALGVSQKLVHTGQHYDERMSEVFFRQLGLPEPDVNLEVGSGTHAKQTAAIMTGLEDLFEAERPGMLVVYGDVNSTVAAALVAAKMQIPLAHVEAGLRSFDPSMPEEVNRLVTDRLSDLLFATSPDAVAHLGNEGVAPEKIHFVGNPMIDTLLANIDRFDQDKARTELGLADRYVVATLHRPGNVDDPADAAALVKAMHAVADQAEVVLPLHPRGRGRLQAAGLFDHPALRVIDPLGYVEFLGLVRGAAAVVTDSGGVQEETTMLGVPCLTLRPNTERPVTITHGTNQLVTRERLPQIVEAVLTAGRAESWPTPPLWDGRAGERIAQVIAARLR from the coding sequence ATGTCTGATCTCGTCCTGCACATCACCGGGGCCCGCCCGAACTTCCCGAAGGCGGCACCGGTGATCCGCGCCCTGGCTGCCCTCGGCGTGTCTCAGAAGCTCGTCCATACCGGCCAGCACTACGACGAGCGGATGTCCGAGGTCTTCTTCCGCCAGCTCGGGCTGCCGGAGCCGGACGTCAACCTGGAGGTCGGCTCGGGTACGCACGCCAAGCAGACCGCGGCGATCATGACCGGTCTCGAGGACCTCTTCGAGGCTGAGCGCCCTGGGATGCTGGTGGTCTACGGCGACGTGAACTCGACCGTGGCCGCCGCCCTGGTCGCGGCGAAGATGCAGATCCCGCTCGCGCACGTCGAGGCCGGTCTGCGAAGCTTCGACCCGAGCATGCCGGAGGAGGTCAACCGTCTGGTCACCGACCGGTTGTCCGACCTGCTCTTCGCGACCAGCCCGGACGCCGTGGCGCACCTGGGCAACGAGGGCGTGGCACCGGAGAAGATCCACTTCGTCGGTAACCCGATGATCGACACCCTGCTGGCCAACATCGACCGCTTCGACCAGGACAAGGCCCGTACCGAGCTGGGCCTGGCCGACCGTTACGTGGTGGCCACCCTGCACCGGCCGGGCAACGTGGACGACCCGGCCGACGCTGCCGCGCTGGTCAAGGCCATGCACGCGGTCGCCGACCAGGCCGAGGTGGTGCTGCCGCTGCACCCGCGCGGTCGGGGCCGACTGCAGGCCGCCGGCCTGTTCGACCACCCGGCGCTGCGGGTGATCGACCCGCTCGGCTACGTCGAATTCCTCGGTCTGGTCCGGGGCGCCGCCGCGGTCGTCACCGACTCCGGCGGGGTGCAGGAGGAGACCACCATGCTGGGCGTACCCTGCCTGACCCTGCGCCCGAACACCGAGCGACCGGTCACCATCACCCACGGCACCAACCAGCTGGTCACCCGGGAGCGACTGCCACAGATCGTGGAGGCGGTGCTCACGGCCGGTCGGGCCGAGTCCTGGCCGACCCCGCCGCTCTGGGACGGCAGGGCCGGCGAGCGGATCGCCCAGGTGATCGCGGCCCGGCTGCGCTGA
- a CDS encoding nucleotide sugar dehydrogenase, translated as MSVDVVILGLGYVGLPLAQEATKAGMTVLGFDINARVVESLNSGKSHVDDLSDGDIAEMIGGGFRATTDASEIRGAAAAVICVPTPLSEDQGPDLRAVIGATEAVAANLTEGMLVILESTTYPGTTDEVVRPILEKASGLTAGTDFHLAFSPERIDPGNEKFGAHNTPKVVGGHTPACSERAAQFYGRFIETVVRAKGTREAETAKLLENTYRHINIALVNEMARFCHELDIDLWDVIHAAASKPFGFQAFYPGPGVGGHCIPIDPNYLSHNVRAKLGYPFRFVELAQEINATMPAYVAHRAQNLLNDAGKATNGASVLLLGVTYKPNIADQRESPAVELAQKLGALGAKLSYHDPFVSQWKISDVDVLRVNDLESAVAAADLVILVQNHKQYDADRLAEIAPRFFDTRGVTKGDKAYRL; from the coding sequence GTGTCTGTCGATGTCGTGATTCTCGGGCTCGGATACGTCGGCCTACCGCTCGCCCAGGAGGCGACCAAGGCCGGGATGACCGTCCTCGGCTTCGACATCAACGCCCGCGTCGTCGAGTCGCTGAACTCCGGCAAGTCGCACGTCGACGACCTGTCCGACGGCGACATCGCCGAGATGATCGGCGGCGGCTTCCGGGCCACCACCGACGCCTCGGAGATCCGGGGCGCCGCCGCAGCGGTGATCTGCGTGCCGACCCCGCTCTCGGAGGACCAGGGCCCGGACCTGCGCGCGGTGATCGGCGCGACCGAGGCCGTGGCCGCCAACCTCACCGAGGGCATGCTGGTCATCCTGGAGTCGACCACCTACCCGGGTACGACCGACGAGGTGGTCCGGCCGATCCTGGAGAAGGCGTCCGGCCTCACCGCCGGCACGGACTTCCACCTGGCCTTCTCCCCCGAGCGGATCGACCCGGGCAACGAGAAGTTCGGCGCGCACAACACCCCGAAGGTGGTCGGTGGGCACACCCCGGCCTGCTCGGAGCGGGCCGCGCAGTTCTACGGCCGGTTCATCGAGACGGTGGTCCGGGCCAAGGGCACCCGCGAGGCGGAGACCGCCAAGCTGCTGGAGAACACCTACCGGCACATCAACATCGCGCTGGTCAACGAGATGGCCCGGTTCTGCCACGAGCTGGACATCGACCTGTGGGACGTCATCCACGCCGCCGCCAGCAAGCCGTTCGGCTTCCAGGCGTTCTACCCGGGCCCGGGCGTCGGCGGCCACTGCATCCCGATCGACCCGAACTACCTGAGCCACAACGTGCGGGCGAAGCTCGGCTACCCGTTCCGCTTCGTCGAGCTGGCGCAGGAGATCAACGCGACGATGCCCGCGTACGTGGCGCACCGGGCGCAGAACCTGCTCAACGACGCCGGCAAGGCCACCAACGGCGCGTCGGTGCTGCTGCTCGGTGTGACCTACAAGCCGAACATCGCCGACCAGCGCGAGTCGCCGGCCGTCGAGCTGGCCCAGAAGCTGGGCGCCCTGGGCGCCAAGCTGAGCTACCACGACCCGTTCGTGAGCCAGTGGAAGATCTCCGACGTGGACGTGCTGCGGGTGAACGACCTGGAGAGCGCCGTCGCCGCCGCCGACCTGGTCATCCTGGTGCAGAACCACAAGCAGTACGACGCCGACCGGCTGGCCGAGATCGCTCCGCGCTTCTTCGACACGCGTGGCGTCACCAAGGGCGACAAGGCCTACCGGCTCTGA
- a CDS encoding sulfotransferase translates to MRAWLNRRAEEPHERGFLFVVTYGRSGSTLLMGLLNTIPGYRIRGENANALHHLYQAVRAVRDGRETHQGGNRATDPWYGVDQWRPDGFERALVDAFVANVLRPAPGDRVLGFKEIRYTSEHVKDLDGYLDFLRTAFPQSRIVFNHRLPADVAKSAWWAQNPHALKRIEAADARMRAVPADDRHFHFQFDEIDDSLANIRQLFGWLGEEVDEQRVRRTLQTPHSYRPGEESGVRAMAKRALGAAGLR, encoded by the coding sequence ATGCGCGCCTGGTTGAATCGCCGTGCCGAGGAGCCGCACGAGCGCGGTTTCCTGTTCGTCGTCACCTATGGGCGATCCGGGTCGACCTTGCTGATGGGGCTGCTCAACACCATCCCCGGCTACCGGATCCGGGGGGAGAACGCCAACGCGCTGCACCACCTGTACCAGGCGGTCCGGGCGGTGCGCGACGGGCGCGAGACCCACCAGGGCGGCAACCGGGCGACCGACCCCTGGTACGGGGTGGACCAGTGGCGGCCCGACGGGTTCGAACGGGCGCTGGTCGACGCGTTCGTCGCCAACGTGTTGCGTCCTGCCCCGGGGGACCGGGTGCTCGGCTTCAAGGAGATCCGCTACACCTCGGAGCACGTCAAGGACCTCGACGGCTACCTCGACTTTCTGCGGACCGCCTTTCCGCAGTCCCGGATCGTGTTCAACCACCGCCTCCCCGCCGACGTCGCGAAGAGCGCCTGGTGGGCGCAGAACCCACACGCCCTCAAGCGGATCGAGGCGGCCGACGCGCGGATGCGGGCGGTGCCCGCCGACGACCGGCACTTCCACTTCCAGTTCGACGAGATCGACGACAGCCTGGCCAACATCCGGCAGCTCTTCGGCTGGTTGGGCGAGGAGGTGGACGAGCAGCGGGTCCGGCGCACCCTGCAGACTCCGCACTCGTACCGGCCGGGAGAGGAGAGCGGCGTGCGGGCCATGGCCAAGCGGGCGTTGGGCGCCGCCGGGCTGCGCTGA
- a CDS encoding class I SAM-dependent methyltransferase, which translates to MPATDEGRGTAGPTATSHGGTLRPAFGSLGSLLVRRDVAVATVAAVALAVVAATLLGAGATTVLLVAAIGLVLLAALHSHRQNRLVMYELRRRVGQLDHEVTRLVGRFDTTEQQHEQIRAEVRHTTETVEAITLDPAVERVNEYMKRVVVRETGHTYREVESLLNLYSMITVEGRVPPMRGWAASPDVLLLLVDLVRTERPGLIVECGSGVSTLWCSLALRQFGVDGRVVSLEHDEAYARQTNKLLAEHGVSHLAEARHAPLEEFDLGDHSAPWYSRRAWADLDRIGLLFVDGPPGTTAGQARYPALPLLADRLAANAAVVMDDTVRRDEQDIIKQWLTDVPTLTEERFKLEKGASVLRAAG; encoded by the coding sequence ATGCCAGCAACCGACGAAGGGCGGGGCACCGCCGGCCCGACGGCGACCTCCCACGGGGGGACGCTCCGGCCGGCCTTCGGCTCGCTGGGCAGCCTGCTCGTCCGCCGGGACGTCGCGGTGGCGACGGTGGCTGCGGTGGCCCTGGCGGTCGTCGCCGCGACGCTCCTGGGCGCCGGCGCCACCACGGTCCTGCTGGTGGCCGCCATCGGGCTGGTGCTGCTGGCCGCGCTGCACTCGCACCGGCAGAACCGGCTCGTGATGTACGAGCTGCGCCGTCGGGTCGGGCAGCTCGACCACGAGGTGACCCGGCTCGTCGGCCGGTTCGACACCACCGAGCAGCAGCACGAGCAGATCCGCGCCGAGGTGCGGCACACCACGGAGACGGTCGAGGCGATCACCCTGGACCCTGCCGTCGAGCGGGTCAACGAGTACATGAAGCGGGTGGTGGTCCGGGAGACCGGGCACACCTATCGCGAGGTCGAGTCGCTGCTCAACCTCTATTCGATGATCACCGTGGAGGGTCGGGTGCCGCCGATGCGGGGCTGGGCGGCCTCTCCCGACGTGCTCCTGCTCCTGGTCGACCTGGTGCGCACCGAGCGGCCCGGATTGATCGTGGAGTGCGGCAGCGGCGTCTCCACGCTCTGGTGCTCGCTGGCGTTGCGCCAGTTCGGCGTCGACGGCCGGGTGGTCAGCCTGGAGCACGACGAGGCGTACGCCCGGCAGACCAACAAGCTGCTCGCCGAGCACGGGGTCAGTCACCTGGCCGAGGCGCGACACGCCCCGCTGGAGGAGTTCGACCTGGGCGACCACAGCGCCCCCTGGTACTCCCGACGGGCCTGGGCCGACCTGGACCGGATCGGCCTGCTCTTCGTCGACGGCCCGCCCGGCACGACCGCCGGCCAGGCCCGCTACCCGGCCCTGCCGCTGCTCGCCGACCGGCTCGCGGCCAACGCCGCGGTGGTCATGGACGACACGGTGCGCCGCGACGAGCAGGACATCATCAAGCAGTGGCTGACCGACGTGCCGACGCTCACCGAGGAGCGGTTCAAGCTCGAGAAGGGCGCCTCGGTGCTGCGCGCCGCCGGCTGA
- a CDS encoding glycosyltransferase family protein: MENESREPAMRVVLLRDSGWPEQPGVCCWRQAVRDAFTAANATVKDVTWRRPAPPLPNAPAPARTPRLAFLSPALRKPLAKAYGKSRRSLQRTSELLRPRPAPQAAPAGKPAGPRSLPGLENADLVIAETLEAARAAVNGGTPFRQVWALALPAQWLPAGNTTEYGTQLNRVADVIGGFLTDSELARESVERAVSTRRPRIEIFPPIAVDRRCDACADKPAVVERPTAEPVLNPETGEVITPEPPPAGPAQLELWRRLSIEQETGPLPYSFAAAKFRDLSSAWLPAERSGWGNGLPTTPMGMPSDGAPADWTTAAQRRGVEAVRKAVMPERPRTPRAPRKAMLAGFDLKFAVDLGERLDKRTDLEMSIDDWPGLARPTNLTEARMAESDSIFAEWARTSAIWMSERKRPDQFMAMRLHRFELDSPYPHEIVMENVDAVVYIAPLFGRRIRDELKWPLEKLLFIPNYMETEWLDRPKLPGAEFTLGFVGFEFIRKRFDLALDLLTEIRRTDPRFTMAVRGKMPWTNKYAWKDEEEREYVGWCFERIERDPLLRDAVTFHAPGRDMARWFRQVGFIISTSDEEGSHASVAEGMASGAVPIIRPWPGADELYHKDWVHATTSEAAAAVLNTAHGNGWAEQSARAKAEINRSHNPDNVVAAWADLLHGDVAGARSYFAEFSPL; encoded by the coding sequence ATGGAGAACGAAAGCCGCGAGCCCGCCATGCGGGTCGTGTTGCTCAGGGACAGTGGCTGGCCCGAGCAGCCCGGTGTCTGTTGCTGGCGGCAGGCGGTCCGTGACGCCTTCACCGCGGCGAACGCGACGGTCAAGGACGTGACCTGGCGGCGCCCGGCTCCTCCGCTCCCCAACGCGCCCGCCCCGGCCCGCACACCGCGCCTGGCGTTCCTGTCACCGGCCCTGCGCAAGCCGCTGGCCAAGGCGTACGGCAAGTCGCGTCGATCCCTGCAGCGTACGAGCGAACTGCTCCGCCCCCGTCCCGCCCCCCAGGCCGCGCCGGCCGGCAAGCCGGCCGGGCCGCGCTCGCTGCCCGGGCTGGAGAACGCCGACCTGGTCATCGCCGAGACCCTGGAGGCCGCCCGCGCGGCGGTCAACGGTGGCACCCCGTTCCGGCAGGTGTGGGCCCTGGCGCTGCCCGCGCAGTGGCTGCCCGCCGGCAACACCACGGAGTACGGCACCCAGCTCAACCGCGTGGCGGACGTCATCGGTGGTTTCCTCACCGACAGCGAGCTGGCCCGCGAGTCGGTCGAGCGGGCCGTCTCGACCCGCCGCCCCAGGATCGAGATCTTCCCGCCGATCGCCGTCGACCGGCGCTGCGACGCCTGCGCCGACAAGCCCGCGGTCGTCGAGCGGCCCACGGCGGAGCCGGTGCTCAACCCGGAGACCGGCGAGGTGATCACCCCCGAGCCGCCGCCGGCCGGCCCGGCGCAGCTGGAGCTCTGGCGCCGGCTGAGCATCGAGCAGGAGACCGGCCCGCTGCCGTACTCCTTCGCCGCCGCGAAGTTCCGCGACCTGTCCAGCGCCTGGCTGCCCGCCGAGCGTTCCGGCTGGGGCAACGGCCTGCCGACCACGCCGATGGGGATGCCCAGCGACGGCGCCCCGGCCGACTGGACCACCGCCGCCCAGCGGCGGGGCGTCGAGGCGGTGCGCAAGGCGGTCATGCCGGAGCGTCCGCGTACGCCGCGGGCGCCCCGCAAGGCGATGCTCGCCGGCTTCGACCTGAAGTTCGCGGTGGACCTGGGTGAGCGCCTCGACAAGCGCACCGACCTGGAGATGTCCATCGACGACTGGCCCGGCCTGGCCCGGCCGACCAATCTCACCGAAGCCCGGATGGCCGAGTCGGACTCGATCTTCGCCGAGTGGGCCCGGACCAGCGCGATCTGGATGTCCGAGCGCAAGCGCCCGGACCAGTTCATGGCGATGCGGCTGCACCGCTTCGAGCTGGACTCGCCGTACCCGCACGAGATCGTCATGGAGAACGTCGATGCGGTCGTCTACATCGCACCGCTGTTCGGGCGACGGATCCGTGACGAGCTGAAGTGGCCGCTGGAGAAGCTGCTCTTCATCCCGAACTACATGGAGACCGAGTGGCTGGACCGACCGAAGCTGCCGGGGGCCGAGTTCACCCTGGGCTTCGTCGGCTTCGAGTTCATCCGTAAGCGGTTCGACCTGGCGCTGGACCTGCTCACCGAGATCCGCCGCACCGACCCGCGCTTCACCATGGCGGTGCGCGGCAAGATGCCGTGGACCAACAAGTACGCGTGGAAGGACGAGGAGGAGCGCGAGTACGTCGGCTGGTGCTTCGAGCGCATCGAGCGTGACCCGCTGCTGCGCGACGCCGTCACCTTCCACGCGCCTGGTCGGGACATGGCCCGCTGGTTCCGGCAGGTCGGCTTCATCATCTCCACCAGCGACGAGGAGGGCAGCCACGCCTCCGTCGCCGAGGGCATGGCCTCCGGCGCCGTGCCGATCATCCGGCCCTGGCCGGGGGCGGACGAGCTCTACCACAAGGACTGGGTGCACGCGACGACCAGCGAGGCCGCCGCCGCCGTGCTGAACACCGCCCACGGCAACGGATGGGCGGAGCAGTCGGCTCGCGCCAAGGCCGAGATCAACCGCAGCCACAACCCGGACAACGTCGTCGCCGCGTGGGCGGACCTCCTGCACGGCGACGTCGCCGGCGCGCGCAGCTACTTCGCCGAGTTCTCCCCGCTCTGA
- a CDS encoding glycosyltransferase family 2 protein translates to MDPRPQPMISIIIPVFNVADFLPRCLDSVLADPAPDIEVIAVDDASPDASGAVLDERAATDGRLRVVHLSENAGLGGARNAGLDRARGEYVWFVDADDWLPEGSVDAVRRRLAAQRPDVLVVDHEEVFPDGRTVRGAYGEALREPTAPIGLADRPELLKLAQSACTKVVRRDFLRRIGLRFSPGWYEDCSYSHPLLMAARSIDLLDRVCYCYRQRADTGAITKTPSPRHFEVFDQYERLFTLVENAAPAYDRYRPILFRLMIDHYLVIVGNERRVPAPLRRAFFDRMVRDHRRWLPAQGYPVPGGLAGLKHRLVGRGDYSAYAALRAGYRAARRLRSVAPRT, encoded by the coding sequence ATGGATCCGCGGCCGCAGCCGATGATCTCGATCATCATCCCGGTGTTCAACGTGGCGGACTTCCTTCCGCGCTGCCTGGACAGCGTGCTCGCGGACCCGGCACCCGACATCGAGGTCATCGCCGTCGACGACGCGTCACCCGACGCCAGCGGCGCCGTCCTGGACGAGCGGGCCGCGACCGATGGCCGACTGCGGGTCGTGCATCTGTCGGAGAACGCCGGCCTGGGCGGCGCCCGCAACGCCGGCCTGGACCGGGCCCGCGGCGAGTACGTCTGGTTCGTCGACGCCGACGACTGGCTGCCGGAGGGATCGGTGGACGCGGTACGGCGGCGGCTCGCCGCACAGCGCCCCGACGTCCTGGTGGTCGACCACGAGGAGGTCTTCCCGGACGGCCGGACGGTGCGTGGCGCGTACGGCGAGGCGCTGCGCGAGCCGACCGCCCCGATCGGTCTCGCCGACCGCCCCGAACTGCTGAAGCTCGCCCAGTCGGCGTGCACCAAGGTGGTCCGGCGGGACTTCCTGCGCCGGATCGGCCTGCGCTTCTCCCCCGGTTGGTACGAGGACTGCTCCTACAGCCACCCGCTGCTGATGGCGGCGCGCTCGATCGACCTGCTCGACCGGGTCTGCTACTGCTACCGGCAGCGGGCCGACACCGGAGCCATCACCAAGACCCCGAGCCCGCGGCACTTCGAGGTGTTCGACCAGTACGAACGGCTGTTCACCCTGGTGGAGAACGCCGCGCCGGCGTACGACCGGTACCGGCCGATCCTGTTCCGGCTGATGATCGACCATTACCTGGTCATCGTGGGCAACGAGCGACGGGTGCCGGCCCCCCTGCGGCGGGCGTTCTTCGACCGGATGGTCCGGGACCATCGGCGTTGGCTGCCGGCGCAGGGCTACCCGGTGCCGGGCGGGCTGGCCGGGCTGAAGCATCGGCTGGTGGGCCGCGGCGACTACTCCGCGTACGCCGCCCTGCGCGCCGGCTACCGGGCCGCCCGCCGGCTGCGGTCGGTCGCGCCCCGGACCTGA